In Solenopsis invicta isolate M01_SB chromosome 6, UNIL_Sinv_3.0, whole genome shotgun sequence, the genomic window TTTCCGTGCGCGCAACACCGTTTGCATTAGTACTCGAATATCGCGATTTGCTTGACTGGCGAAGCAATTGCTAACGCGTATCCTTCGCGATACGCTTCATTCCCATATACATTCGTGCGTATCGTTTAAGTTGTTATTTGCTGTACACGCGCAGCGCAATAATTATTCCTCGCGGAACGACGCCATAGGAGTTAGTCCCGCGCCCGCCGACTCGAGGAACAATACGACTCCGGCCAGGCTGGTTCTAATTACGGCTTCTGTAACCCAGGTTTCCTCATTCTCATTGTAGATGGGCTCGTTTGCGATCGGAACGGTGGCAGCCACGGCCGCGAGCCTGATATTCACGGCGCTGTTGGCGAGCGGCGACGCTGCGTTGGGTaagtttttttctaaaattagaGTCGAGAGACTTTCGTCATTACGCTCAGACAGTGAATTCGCATTGAATAGACTTCTATAAGAGCCTTCCAATTGCTCCTGTAATGGGAGTACCACCGATGCAGTCGGTAGAGTATAAAATTGCCTTCACGTTTCAGCCAGGACGGCGTTCGAGAAGCTCACCGACTACGATTACCGCGGCACTACCTATTACAGCGTGAGGAATCTGTCGTTGTACGAGTGCCAAGGATGGTGCAGAGAGGAGGCGGAATGTCAGGCCGCCGCGTTCTCGTTCGTCGTGAATCCCTTGGCGCCGATGCAGGACACCCTCTGCCAGCTGCAGAACGAAACGGCCGCCACGAATCCGGCCGCGCAGCCCCAGAGAGCCGCCAATATGTATTACATGACGAAGCTGCAGATAAGATCCGGTGAGGAGCTGGCACATACCTAAAAACACTTGACATCTATGTTCGCGTCCGCGAACAGCTGAATGTTCCTTTAGAGTATGAAACGTTCAGCTTTTGTTAATGCTTTCATTAACGTGCTCCACTACCTAGGAAGCGGCAGTTGAAAGCGTAGTAAACGGAGAAagaaaaatgacaaaatgtgcaaaaaataatttacgcaagactaaaatttttatgatggGATAGATTGTTTCGTTATTTATGTGCGCGACAAAATAGTACCTAGACTGAACCGTGTAATACGATAATCCAAGTTTTAAACTCTCGAAACGGGCGGGCTCACCGAAGTTGGTCGTAGCTGCTTTCACAAGGGGAACGTTAACTAGCGGGATTTcgttgaaaggaaaaaaagaggatCGTCCAGACAAACAATGCAAACTGTTAAGTGCGGCTAGTGGCGAGGTTTAAGAATTCGTTTAAAAACGATTCGATTTGCTCTTGAAAGTACAATGAGtttctttacaaataaaaatatttttaagtcgGACGCTTATAATGAAAAcaatactattatattattcacatattcctaaaacaataagaattaattaaattgtaaaaattcttattacttacgataattaacaattattttaaaatatctcttaatatacttataaaatcatgaagtatataatacatataaatcaaGAAGTGatcaacaaaatgttaaaacaatttttagtGCTCAATAGACCAATATAAGCTCTCTCTTTTTGTTAACatctttgatattttgtgtttgCTAGTTTCATCGGtcttaatcttattattaataatataatatgtcgTCAGTATATACTTTTAAGTATAATCAAGTCAAGGAATATCTTttgtggaaaatattttattttaaaattaaatttactttaaaacataagtataatatatgGTAGCAACATAATACTAggttaaattgaaattgttggCCTTGAACTTTTTCTCCAAGGAAAAATCTACAAGACAGTCTCACATGAGGAATCAGGTAGAGGATTTTTCGACCCTTGTAATCCGTTTCTCGCAAAATAGATTTTACGTTTCAGTAGAAATCTCCTGAGAAAATGTGGTCATTGAACTCGACCGCTTGTACAAGTAATGCGTTGGAACTATGCCGAACGTATTTAAACAGGAAGGCTGTCATAAACCTAACTTGGCACCTCTCTGCAGGACTATTGAACATTCTTTGAGTTTCAAAGAAAAGATTCTAATAGGCTAAGTCTCTTTATGGAGACTTTTGCCGACCGTAAAATTAACctattttcatgaatttttttatagaaaaactagtatgtacaaaaaaatgcgAGTTTTTACATGAGATTATCTATCatttaaacaataacaaaaattattttttatttataaaaagatgcattataattctttaaaatggcGATCGAATTAGGAATCACTGGAAAAACATCTCCAATGAAGTGATTCAATTTCTGCAAATTATTTGAaagcaaaatttctttaatttttattaattatatgaagaTTTATGACAGAAACTAAAACAAAGTTAAATGCATGGAATTTATAAAAGTGGCggtattttaaaagaaagtttaattttattataaacgaaAGGTAGCTTATGTCATGCACAAAAGTCTCAGAAtcaagagaaaaaaagttatcttAATTAGTATTTCAGTTATCACTTCCGCATGGTCGGAAAACATGGTTTCGAAGAAAACGCATTTTAACTTTACTTTATCATATAACAAAAGTTTCATATTTGAACTCTTATCTCGattaatattgcataatattgaaaatataaaaaatcattaaaaaatcgattttttaaagcCATTAAAGTATACTTTGATTTTAGATGGATAGTTTGTTATTTACGGAAACGTTTTATCTGGGCGATtatcaaaaagattttaaagaaatttgttatttttataaaatttaatcgcattaaatatttaatgatacatCCAAAAGTAATAGATTTTCAGTCATTTCTTTTGAAATAAGCTGTCTTATTGTgcgtacataaatattttttatgtttttgtagaaaaatagttaatttctttcaattaatcTATCCatctatatttctttataatattttttataaatttttctaattgcatgtatatatgtacatacacaagGAGAATTTTAGTTCTTGTCTTAACGATTTATCATGAGAGATAACTTCCCAACTGCAACTGCAAGATTCACCTTGTATATGTGCAGATGtattcatacatacatacatacatacatacatacatacatacatacatacatacatacatacatacatacatacatacatacatacatacatgcatacatacatacatgcaggGTGAATCTTAGAATTGCAGAATcggtaaattatttgtttaaaacgtTAACACAGGAATTAAAACTTaccttatatatatgtatgtaataacataaatcaaattttttcatgtttcacattttaacaattagattttattcagtaaattcagttttttaatgtataacacACGGAGATTTTttgcatatgtatacatatacaaggCGTTCTAAAATTCGCGAATCAAAATACTATAGCAAGAAGATTCTCGAaaagttaagtaaaataattatttatagatttttattataaaaaatagtttttgaggTATAAGGGTTTAAAATGATCAATTAGATTTGGATGGTTACCTATCATATGGTTCACTAACTACCATTCGTGCGGTACTATGAGTGATTCATAACTATGTGACTGTCTAACTGTAGTTTGCGATTGGCCAGCTTTAAacctttatatttaaaaaattacttcttgACATGAAAATTATGGATcattattagtatttttatttattcaaattatgagaagatttttttttaatcaattcgcTATTGTCCCACAATACCTCTTATGcctttaatagaatttttcatattatacaaaaaaaactattttttttactttatttttcaagaacttCCTTGctatagtattttattaattcgcgAATTTTGAAACACCCCGTATAGCCGAAGCCGGAATTTccggaagaaaattttttgctcTTCAAGAAACTGCGTGTTGTGTATTTAACGAGTAGAGCGATTTTCTTGGTGAGTTGTTCCGCATCGTGAGGCACTTAGTTGTTCGTCATAAAACCACTTGCTACCTGCTACAATCTGCGTGAAAAGAGCGAATGAAAATTTCGAGAAAGAATGGGCTTTGTTTCACTGATCGTTACAAATCAGCTTGTTACAAACTGTGCAGAATTTTGCATAAGCAGCTGTATAAGCTAATTGAGCGCAATAGTgagtttcataaattaattataaacgttgaaaagtaattataacgttgaatattttttagtatatacAACATAAATCCATAATTTTACTAATCCAGGTAAATctcaaagttttaatttaaaataattttttaagataatatatcATCAGTAGTTGTAATAGGGTAAAGGTACCTAATATTGGATGATCTCCTAATACAAGATAGCTAGGTACTTTATCTACACGACTAGAAATTTATAACCACTACGTTGATGTTTGTGTGTGTAATTGACATgtaagaaaatgaaaatgtgttttaaacCGTATAAATCTTAACCTTTACGCTGATTGAATATGTTTATGTTAAATTGAATTTGATGGTATTAGAACGGTCATATTCATcgtgtaagaagaaaggtgaaccATTGCGCATAATGGTGGAGGTCCGTGAATCTAGATCAATCAGAAATTGagctaattttgaatttttggaaaaaagctGAAAATTTGATTGACTAACAAGATTTTCACTACCTTTAATCCATTGCGCATCCGATGGCATAATCTATTTTCTTTCTTACACCATCATCACAATTTGACGATGCTGGAGGTGATGGGGGATCCAAAGTCTTTATGGGGCTCTGCTGGATATGATAGTAAGAATTCAATGTcgtttctctctttatataaaacttgattTCCCATTGCTAGTCCATATGTTGGACGACTGATAATTTTCTCTCGCTAAACAGGATAACTATCTCATATTAGGAGACTGCCTCATATTAGGCATCTTTATTTTCATCTTCAAGGCTGCTTTTCTTCGCAGTTTTCTCTgcagaaagaaaaagttttactcCGCTCCGTGCGTGAGTTATTCTTTGAACTTCGTCCTTTGTTCGTAAAATACATTGACAAAGGATCTCGCTCAATTCTTGTGAAAAGAAAGAATGGGATCGAActgttgaataatttaaaatgtgcttttattgaaaagaaataCCATTATTTTTGCCTCGATAGTAGAATGGATAGGCATTTTGCCCGCACAGGATGTAGGCGGTTCCGAATCCTGACTttggtgttatttttcgcaatcaaattatttacagtttttccggggagggagaaattttataaataatattgttattctgatttcatgactgtgtttcaagtccgatgaaacaaaattatcttttcaagaaaaggtaaaaaaaaacttggcgctACCGAGTCTCTAGATATACGGCTCTCAGTTTGAATAagctggagattgtaaaaaattaGCCATAGGGCATAGACCTAGGAATGTTTATGGGACGTTCAAAGGACGTTCTTGGGATGTTCTTTGAACAGAACGTgtgagtaaaaattattattcagtacTAAGAATCGCTGTGACTGATATAGGCCTTCTAACCTCATATTCAACTATTTTTTCCATATTCACATTTCTGGGACGTTTCCCGTAAGAAATAATAACACGTACGATTTGTGAATTTTGACTGTTTGTACAAATCAAGTGGCTTATTTGCATAGATTATGACAATATTGAAACTTTTGATCAGCATCATATAAGCTGTAAAGCGAAGTTATAATCAATTTCGCCAAAAGCCATTTTTCATAAGAATTGTGCTgtgttctttaaaattaaatgtagaacgtcaataaatatttcacttgattaattaataaaacagttaTCGTCCTATTAATCTGATGAAGCTCCGTTTAGTACAAGCGATTTGTCAGCAGCTGTAGCCAGGAATTTGCATAGCCGGCGATGATTCATCTGTGAAGTAATCACGCGTAGAGTCGCAGAGTGTGTCGTTGGCACCGCTTCCGCCATCGGCAGCAACTCTAGCGCCGGTTTACGGGCGGAACAAAAGAAATTGGAACGCCGAACGGAGCTCGGCTGAAATACATTCCAGGTCTCGTGTGCCAAAAAGCATAGCTACGTGCGTCACCGGATCGCGTCGACATTATATGGCGATGCCAAGTCACATGTCAGTGTCTTATGATTTTTCAGCGTAGAATCTATAGCAGTAGGCTTGACAGTTTTCATCTCTCATTACGACATACTCTGCGAGTCTTGATAAAGCGTTTTatagcttcaaaagaaaaaGCAATAGATTGAAGACTAAATTGTTAGCAACGTTAGTTAATGGTTTAATCTTTTAACCGATGCTTTTATGTAGTATTAATTccgaatatgaagtattttatttacattaggATCGTGATTTTTCTAGCCTTTATAGACTTcggatttaattttttcttcagttTTCGTGTTTCGTgaagaaaattgaagaaaagCGGCTCTAACTTGAACGTTatctatcattaaaatatataaggtCTACCTGCGCTGAATAAAGctgagtttattttattttttaaaatttctgttatacaatgaagtttttaaaaaataaaatgtgccaGTTAGAATGTTGATATAATTACGAATCTGTGCAGGCGTTCGTAAAATCTGCGATCGAAGAGAACGCAAATCGTATTGTAAGAATGTCACGAAAATGTTTACATAATGCAAAAGAAAAGTGAAATCATTTCTGTATATGAATTTAGAGAACGTTTGTTTGCGACCGTGGGCCTTCGAACGCATCCCGAACAAGATGATACGCGGCTTGGACAACGCGTTAATTTACACGTCCACGAAAGAAGCTTGTCTCGCGGCCTGCTTAAACGAGCATCGTTTCACCTGTCGTTCCGTGGAGTATAATTACGTGACGCTCCAGTGTCATCTGAGCGATTCGGATCGTCGTACGACGGGTCAGTACGTTCAATTCGTGGATGCGCAGGGAGTGGATTACTTCGAAAATTTATGTTTGAAAGGTAAATAGTGTTGAAACGAATGCGtggaaaattattctaaatattctcgaagaaaacaaaataaaaactatgcGTTTAATCGGGCACTGACAGGAAAAGAGGCCTGCAAGGCTCAAAGGATCTTCCAAATGCCCAGAATCGGCGTGGCGGACGATAAGGTCGCACAGTACGCGGGTCTGCACTATTACACCGATAAGGAGCTGCAGGTCCAAAGCGAATCCGCCTGCAGATTAGCCTGTGAAATCGAGAACGAGTTTCTTTGTAGATCCTTCCTTTATCGAGGCGCGCCACAAGGGTCGGCTTACAACTGTCAGCTCTTCCATTTGGACCACTGGACTCTCCCGGATGGACCTTCAACGTATCTAAACGCGGAGAGGCCTTTGATCGACAACGGAGAACGAGTTGGCACCTATTTCGAGAATTTCTGCGAAAGTAAGGAATATCGGTTAAAAGAGTTCAAaggtatatatatgtatggtATATTAATCATCCGTTGTTATTTTAGAAGGCAGCGGGCCAATATCGGATCCGTTACCGGTCGTGTTTGAAACCACAGAAGATTCTTCGATAAATAATCTCACTCGAAACGACATTAATTGCGACAAGACGGGAACTTGTTACGATGGTACGATGGAATTAATATCCTAATAACGTAATTCATTATATgaaagtataaattatcttattgctaatgattaatattacagTATCGGTTGACTGCAAAGACACTCGTATTGCCGTTCAAGTTCGTACAAATAAGCCTTTCAATGGGCGCATTTACGCTCTCGGACGATCTGAGACATGCAATATTGATGTTATTAATAGCGATCTCTTCAGGCTCGATCTCACGATGAGTGGACAAGATTGCAATACTCAAAGCGTGGTAAGTGATATATAACATgacgataatatttaaaaatatcgtaaTTGCATTTTTGAGTTTTTTTCCAATTACAATTGTTTCtcggtattttattatatatttttctacttgacaaaaataactttgcagttatatttttttattaacttcttAAAGAAATGTGCATGCTTAGAAATAATTGAATCAAGTATTTTGCACTACTGAGTTATACATACACATTATCACATGTCCAATATTCTTACACCTTGACCTGTCACATTTATTTCATCATTAACTAACATTGCACAGTCATGTATTATgtaatatgcaattaaaaaaaattttttttctcatattttctaTAAAGTCGATAAAGAATTTACATTAACAGCACATCCCTCTGTCCTTGAGAACATAATCTCTGTTTGTACTTTCTTTTCACCATGGCAGCGTGACGGTTTTCAGACTGGAATATATTCGAACACGGTTGTATTGCAACATCATTCCGTGGTAATGACGAAGGCCGACAAAATCTACAAAGTTAAATGTACATACGATATGTCctcgaaaaatattacattcggCATGATGCCAATCAGAGATCCGGAAATGATCAGTATTACTAGCGCACCGGAAGCGCCTCCACCCAGGATTCGCATCCTTGACAGCCGATCGCGAGAGGTTGAAACTGTACGCATTGGTGACAAATTGACATTTAGAATTGAAATCCCGGAAGACAGTAAGTTTACCTTCagcaaatttatatttcttaagaaaaaaaaacattaattacgaTTAATTTGAGACAAtgattcataattaatattttatatgcagcTCCTTACGGCATTTTCGCTCGCAGTTGCGTAGCTATGGCAAAGGACTCGAAAAGCACGTTTCAAATTATCGATGACGAAGGGTAGGTAGATTTATTccgtttttaatgttttctgaTGTTTTTGACCGTCTTTAATGTTTAGTTCGATGAGTGATAAAaagtttactaaatttttaatatataaattttcagatGTCCCGTCGATCCTTCCATCTTCCCCAGCTTCACCCCTGACGGTAACGCTCTGCAATCTATATATGAGGCCTTTAGGTTTACCGAATCTTACGGCGTAATCTTCCAATGTAACGTGAAGTACTGTTTGGGACCTTGCGAAGCGGTAATTAATTAGTTTTCTCATTTCTCTCATTGTAGAAGAAGAAAGCCTCCAACAATTTCTTTCATTTCAGGCCGTTTGCGAATGGGGACGTGAATCCGTGGAGTCGTGGGGTAAGAGACGCAGAAGAAGTATCGCAAATTCGACGGAGGAGAAAGGCGAAGATATGACTCTATCTCAAGAGATCCTGGTGCTCGACTTTGGTGATGAGAAGCAGTCCGAATTCCTGAAGAACGATGCCAGCATAGACTTCAACGAAGCAGGTAAGATCATGGAGAAACGTCTTTAAGCCCTCTAAATAGATTCTTATTTggagaatatctttattttcaaaatgttacatattgaaatgagattacaCAGATATACTTACAACTTCCgtacttgaagaaattttgtttcatcaagaaaaatatattctcattattttataataattttcataacttGAGAGACAAAAATATTGGGTAGAAAATAACATTATGCTTTTCAAATGACGAtgataatattgaattaaaaatattttgctgaaatttaaagccatcaaattcttttaagaagattaaattatatctcaagcaaaattattgttgttttatacataaacaagaatataattttttgcatagGTATGAAAAACATgttgattgttaaataaaatatatataatttgacaTTGATAGTTTTTGTTTGATATTAGTATAATTAGTCTAATCAAACGTGATATTTTATTTCCAGATAAAACAGTGACCATCGTGGAGCCGTGTCCAACGAAAACCTCGGTGCTGGCGCTTGGGGTGACGTGCGCTCTTCTGGTACTCATCTATATCTCCACGATCTTCTGTTATTACATGAAGAAATGGCTGACACCTCGCAAAATGATGCCTTAAAGAACAAGAAGGATTATCGTTCGCGCATTTGCAAAAGTAAATAGGAGAAACGATAACGAGAAGTGCGAGAGGTTCACACATACAttcacacgcacacacacgcatactCATGTCGTAAGTTATCAAAAGATTCATACTTCGCTCTCTCATTCCTATTGTACGTTCATTTTCATTATATCTGCAACGGATAAAGCTCACGCGAAAGAAGATAGAAGATAAAAGATCGTTATCCAAAAGAGGCAATCATACTATCGTAACGCGTATCTGGACTGCCCTTAATGCATTTAGTATTCTCCGTAACATATCATTGATGACGATTGTAAGAACCGATTATATAATGTCCGAGCGAATAATATTATCGGTAACGCACTGATGCTCATTAGTATAGACCGACATTTTCAAAGggattatttaaaagatgtcAATAATGAAATGCGCGAAAATAAGCTTACACAAACATTAAAAGTTGCTTTGACTGACGCGATGATGAAGATCACACGGATCTCTtgtactataatatatattgaaatgcAAACACCTACACGAACTTGAGGAACGGAGAGGATGACTCGGCTTCTCTCGGCTGAGGTAATATTTAGCAACGAGCAACTCATGAATATCGTAACTTTTATGAAGGTGACGTATTTTAGGACAGTCACAGATTATATAACGcgtaaaaattgtaagagtgcAATATTACATTTTCGTTAAATATATTAGATGGCCGTCAGGCTTAAACATACACGGTCACTTCGTGTGTGTGGACGCGTGTACTTAACGTGAGCCATTTGTCTCTGGCCACGAAAATGTGCCGAAATACTACTGAAATAACAATCGCGACTGAATTTTGCTGACGCGATTTGTCTTTACGTATGAAGGAAGCTATACAATGCTACATCAGCGACTGTGATTGAAATTTGAATGATGGTTTGCGCATGTCGGACTCTGGAGGTGTTTGTTGAAAAGTTGGCGACCGATTCTtccgcacacatacatacagaCACACGCATTACGTACACATACGACATATTTCGCGGAGCTCACTCGCGACTAAGGACCACCTTGAAAATGCAATGAgtagattttatttaagaatattctTAGAAACAGCTAACTGTGTCCTCTAGTGGCTACTTCTGATCGGGTTGCAAAGAGAACAGGAGCGAGCGGCGAATTTATTTTTCGTCTCGCTCGGCAGTGAAATTTTTCGATACTGTCTGGACGATCGATATGGCCCTGGTTTTTAGTTAATGGAGATCGATTTGTAACCCGCATCAAGACTAGCGGTATTTAAAGGTTCACGCTTCACTAACGTCTTTAATGATACAAGTAGCGTTAAGATAGCGATTAAGCATGTAAGCATAGacgaaagaaaggaaaaaagagaatGATCGAGAAATTTTCTCGGATTTAGCGGCTTCTCGAATGGTTCATACTGTTTAAAgatgaagaaagaaagaaaaaattgaatgaagaaaaaaatcgcCAACGCATTCCAAGAAGAGCACGAAGACTATTGATGTTATAGCAATTAATTGATGTAACTAACTGAATAACGGCGATATTAATAGACGAATTGAAGGAAAATTCCAGGTACGAACTTTTTGCTTAGAAGTCGCTAAAACTCTCTTGAAACTTACAAGGAAGAGTACCTCTACTCGTGAAACTCGTACCGGTACTGGAACTGATGAGAGACAAGAGAAGCACTCGGGCATTCGGTTACTGAGGTGTAGATAGTCTTCTGCGTGTTTCCGAAGCTCCGATGGCTTTTGAAAATTTTAGCCGTGCGCGTTCAGAGTTAAAACAAGACTCGAGGTACAATGTACTGTCGGCGGAATAAGTAGCCGAATAATTCTATAAGGACAATGATATTTTCTCCCAGTTTATCAACTCCACTCAATTAGTAAACTCGGTACAAAATATCTTGTTAAATACTCTTTTTCTTCAAATACTACCATAATGAATGAGCAAGTATTCATTTTGAAAAGAAATCTTTATTcccgtttaaaaaaataaatatgtaaataaatatttcaatatatcgtattttgttaatatatggcATAAATGTTGAGATGAGAAAAGTTAACGTGCGAGCATGAGTAAAAGAATTCAATTCGTAAATGTTCACTTCTTTTACAAgagtaaattttacaaattatttctttacagttaattattaagtaatttataaacgttaaatatatatctatttgttTGATTTGTGGCAACAATATCAATTTGGTATTACTGGGCGGATTTTTCCTACCTTAGAAACGTAAATCATATACAGCACGAATTGGGTGGAGTAAATTAAAACTTCCGGTTGAGGTGCTTGCTCTAAAGGGGTCACAAAtagaattgaatatttttaagtcaaaacgacgggaaaagattaataattacatttcatgaaaactttcttaaatttacaaaatacattttaatgagTTGACAAAAGAAAGAATTGTAGTAAATTCTTGGTggaattaaaacaataaaatttatttagaaacgCTCATGAGTGTGACTCCTTGTGGTAtacaaaacaatttataaaatgtatatatttatatatatatattattaagtcGGACTGTGCAGTAGACATTCAGAAATGAACACATATGCATCAATACGCATCAATCACATATATTTGTACCCTATTTATATACGCGAATGTTTCAGTAATTAAACTCAAATCAGTTTTGAcagaatttttctttcttcttttctagcCATCATTTATTTGCAGCTATTTGCAGGAAATGGTGCCTGtaagatcatcaaaatcgacTTCCAGCTTATATGAcgggtaaaaaataaaattaattaagaatataagACGTGTTTATTGGATTGTCTTTtgcaagtaaaattttatttgcgaaaaCTTTGAAGTTACAAAAAACACATCGCTCAAATCGCTTCAGAAAGTAACGCGTTAAAAGTGAATCTAATAGTCGATCAAGTAACTGATTTTACGACTTCCCCCATGTAAATAAATCATCAACTTGGCCGAACGCCAACCCATCACGTCAAACTAGTGACTAATCGATCTGAATATAGAAACATGTATTGATGGTGCACGTGTATAAGTTTATTATTGTGATGAGTAATAATAGACTGATATCGTTTAACATATTTAAAGATAGAGCAACCATGTTTAAATGATGCTTCGATAAACACGAGTCTCTATAAATCATTTTCAAAACTCGATGACGCTTGTCTCCAATCAAATTGAATCAACATCGTGTCTGTTTCTCGATTTGTTAGTTCTCCCCctggattttttaatataattacagatTTTACATATAAACGCAAAAAAAGTGATACAATTTTACCTTTTACACGGACAGTACACGGATATGCACGGATATTCATgttctttaatttaaagaaatgttaGCAATGATCTGTTTTACCGATTAAGcgctattatttttatataagaaaatcttTTC contains:
- the LOC105203790 gene encoding uncharacterized protein LOC105203790 isoform X3 is translated as MGSFAIGTVAATAASLIFTALLASGDAALARTAFEKLTDYDYRGTTYYSVRNLSLYECQGWCREEAECQAAAFSFVVNPLAPMQDTLCQLQNETAATNPAAQPQRAANMYYMTKLQIRSENVCLRPWAFERIPNKMIRGLDNALIYTSTKEACLAACLNEHRFTCRSVEYNYVTLQCHLSDSDRRTTGQYVQFVDAQGVDYFENLCLKGKEACKAQRIFQMPRIGVADDKVAQYAGLHYYTDKELQVQSESACRLACEIENEFLCRSFLYRGAPQGSAYNCQLFHLDHWTLPDGPSTYLNAERPLIDNGERVGTYFENFCEKGSGPISDPLPVVFETTEDSSINNLTRNDINCDKTGTCYDVSVDCKDTRIAVQVRTNKPFNGRIYALGRSETCNIDVINSDLFRLDLTMSGQDCNTQSVTGIYSNTVVLQHHSVVMTKADKIYKVKCTYDMSSKNITFGMMPIRDPEMISITSAPEAPPPRIRILDSRSREVETVRIGDKLTFRIEIPEDTPYGIFARSCVAMAKDSKSTFQIIDDEGCPVDPSIFPSFTPDGNALQSIYEAFRFTESYGVIFQCNVKYCLGPCEAAVCEWGRESVESWGKRRRRSIANSTEEKGEDMTLSQEILVLDFGDEKQSEFLKNDASIDFNEADKTVTIVEPCPTKTSVLALGVTCALLVLIYISTIFCYYMKKWLTPRKMMP
- the LOC105203790 gene encoding uncharacterized protein LOC105203790 isoform X1; translation: MGSFAIGTVAATAASLIFTALLASGDAALARTAFEKLTDYDYRGTTYYSVRNLSLYECQGWCREEAECQAAAFSFVVNPLAPMQDTLCQLQNETAATNPAAQPQRAANMYYMTKLQIRSENVCLRPWAFERIPNKMIRGLDNALIYTSTKEACLAACLNEHRFTCRSVEYNYVTLQCHLSDSDRRTTGQYVQFVDAQGVDYFENLCLKGKEACKAQRIFQMPRIGVADDKVAQYAGLHYYTDKELQVQSESACRLACEIENEFLCRSFLYRGAPQGSAYNCQLFHLDHWTLPDGPSTYLNAERPLIDNGERVGTYFENFCEKGSGPISDPLPVVFETTEDSSINNLTRNDINCDKTGTCYDVSVDCKDTRIAVQVRTNKPFNGRIYALGRSETCNIDVINSDLFRLDLTMSGQDCNTQSVQRDGFQTGIYSNTVVLQHHSVVMTKADKIYKVKCTYDMSSKNITFGMMPIRDPEMISITSAPEAPPPRIRILDSRSREVETVRIGDKLTFRIEIPEDTPYGIFARSCVAMAKDSKSTFQIIDDEGCPVDPSIFPSFTPDGNALQSIYEAFRFTESYGVIFQCNVKYCLGPCEAAVCEWGRESVESWGKRRRRSIANSTEEKGEDMTLSQEILVLDFGDEKQSEFLKNDASIDFNEADKTVTIVEPCPTKTSVLALGVTCALLVLIYISTIFCYYMKKWLTPRKMMP
- the LOC105203790 gene encoding uncharacterized protein LOC105203790 isoform X2, whose product is MGSFAIGTVAATAASLIFTALLASGDAALARTAFEKLTDYDYRGTTYYSVRNLSLYECQGWCREEAECQAAAFSFVVNPLAPMQDTLCQLQNETAATNPAAQPQRAANMYYMTKLQIRSENVCLRPWAFERIPNKMIRGLDNALIYTSTKEACLAACLNEHRFTCRSVEYNYVTLQCHLSDSDRRTTGQYVQFVDAQGVDYFENLCLKGKEACKAQRIFQMPRIGVADDKVAQYAGLHYYTDKELQVQSESACRLACEIENEFLCRSFLYRGAPQGSAYNCQLFHLDHWTLPDGPSTYLNAERPLIDNGERVGTYFENFCEKGSGPISDPLPVVFETTEDSSINNLTRNDINCDKTGTCYDVSVDCKDTRIAVQVRTNKPFNGRIYALGRSETCNIDVINSDLFRLDLTMSGQDCNTQSVRDGFQTGIYSNTVVLQHHSVVMTKADKIYKVKCTYDMSSKNITFGMMPIRDPEMISITSAPEAPPPRIRILDSRSREVETVRIGDKLTFRIEIPEDTPYGIFARSCVAMAKDSKSTFQIIDDEGCPVDPSIFPSFTPDGNALQSIYEAFRFTESYGVIFQCNVKYCLGPCEAAVCEWGRESVESWGKRRRRSIANSTEEKGEDMTLSQEILVLDFGDEKQSEFLKNDASIDFNEADKTVTIVEPCPTKTSVLALGVTCALLVLIYISTIFCYYMKKWLTPRKMMP